One Coccinella septempunctata chromosome 1, icCocSept1.1, whole genome shotgun sequence DNA window includes the following coding sequences:
- the LOC123315275 gene encoding uncharacterized protein LOC123315275, whose translation MMDKGTLPAEYKGKSLSEINLNVDAELVEENEVEELDSTTKYASVSSAFRGGFKNQSQETMKTNKNHSDDGVDKMEEDGIILKRSEHKKGDVEKSHDGELRSTACRKGAHFLTSNYFNYQFRLFEIHKI comes from the exons ATGATGGATAAGGGTACTCTTCCAGCAGAGTATAAAGGAAAGTCCCTGTCTGAAATAAACTTGAATGTTGATGCAGAACTAGTTGAGGAGAACGAGGTTGAAG AGCTTGATTCAACCACGAAATATGCTTCGGTATCTTCAGCTTTTCGCGGAG GTTTCAAAAATCAATCACAAGAAACAATGAAGACGAACAAAAATCACAGTGATGATG GAGTTGATAAGATGGAGGAAGACGGTATAATATTGAAACGAAGTGAACATAAGAAAG gaGATGTAGAGAAGAGTCATGATGGAGAGTTAAGGAGTACGGCTTGCAGGAAAGGTGCTCATTTcttgacttctaattatttcaattatcagTTTCGTctttttgaaattcataaaatttaA
- the LOC123306297 gene encoding uncharacterized protein LOC123306297: MVERGNKKVHHASASQTLTACAVDVTNVISKLNVKHQVFDLMRADDISLVAKKDLLIVHFGESYLKKHRRERMVYACSSRMRELSRFLIVFRRISGDKDVSLKEILTPRKFGTALSVVREIAGYDPVKKTFKTPSLAMHLGTSLKHVCNELRQLVLQESEGFRCPSGISTKEWIEDIRNFTKLIETRWTIELASLANKDLQEKKWNKPLLIPLVDDIMIFKDETLKLAEECVLTFNQNTDNAQTYKTLVHCTLALLILFNRRRIGDVQFLKINDYRIDRKTESIDFKNLLTESEKLLTKEYKRVVNCGKGSRAVVILVPQIIQTFINLLLERRVKYISPDNDYVFALPGSTVKWGKGDVAFRTLTKKMNLKHPEAIGSNRLRKHIATVMQILNLSKHEKKQFSNFMGHTEKTHEEFYE; encoded by the exons ATGGTTGAAAGAGGGAACAAAAAAGTTCATCACGCTTCTGCATCCCAAACACTAACTGCTTGTGCTGTCGATGTAACTAAtgtcatttcaaaattgaatgttAAACATCAG GTATTCGATCTCATGAGGGCTGATGATATTTCTCTCGTCGCAAAGAAGGACCTCCTTATAGTGCATTTTGGGGAATCATATCTGAAAAAACATAGAAGAGAACGAATGGTATACGCATGCAGCAGCCGAATGAGAGAACTATCACGTTTTCTCATCGTTTTCCGAAGAATTTCCGGGGACAAAGATGTATCACTGAAAGAAATACTGACGCCGAGGAAATTCGGTACAGCTCTCAGTGTTGTTCGAGAGATCGCAGGATACGATCCCgttaaaaaaacatttaaaacTCCTAGCCTTGCCATGCACTTGGGGACATCTTTAAAACACGTGTGCAATGAATTACGGCAATTAGTACTGCAAGAGTCTGAGGGTTTCAGATGTCCATCGGGTATTTCCACTAAAGAGTGGATAGAAGATATAAGGAATTTCACCAAATTGATTGAGACTCGTTGGACTATCGAATTAGCCTCGTTAGCCAACAAGGACTTGcaggaaaaaaaatggaataagcCATTGTTAATCCCCTTGGTAGACGATATTATGATATTCAAGGATGAGACTTTAAAACTTGCCGAGGAATGTGTGTTAACTTTCAACCAAAACACTGATAATGCACAAACCTATAAGACGTTAGTACACTGTACTTTGGCTCTGCTCATTTTATTCAACAGGAGAAGAATAGGCGATGTTCAATTTCTAAAGATAAATGATTACAggatcgatcgaaaaactgaaTCAATTGATTTTAAGAATCTCTTAACAGAATCAGAAAAACTCTTGACCAAAGAATATAAAAGGGTAGTGAATTGCGGAAAAGGTTCAAGAGCAGTTGTGATACTAGTACCTCAAATTATTCAAACATTCATCAACCTCCTACTCGAACGTCGGGTCAAATACATTTCTCCTGATAATGATTATGTGTTTGCTTTACCTGGCAGTACAGTGAAATGGGGCAAAGGAGATGTCGCTTTTAGGACtttgaccaaaaaaatgaatttgaagCATCCAGAGGCTATTGGTAGCAACCGATTGAGAAAACATATTGCTACTGTGATGCAGATCCTCAACCTATCCAAAcacgagaaaaaacaattttcaaatttcatgggACACACCGAGAAAACCCACGAAGAATTTTATGAGTGA